One window of Papio anubis isolate 15944 chromosome 10, Panubis1.0, whole genome shotgun sequence genomic DNA carries:
- the MAB21L4 gene encoding protein mab-21-like 4 — protein sequence MPAPAVPTSAMAVQVPLWHHYLQAIRSREAQRAQDFQRAENVLLTVLERVHALDPRFIVDYSRGLEAFQFALRSSEDPLDMEVPLWVDAEALLIEEPEATQPEDGPELCRLGVPREGAGLERWTTDDIFTASSEGDAKCRGHIVPSKVLCVLKDLLVAAIVHCKHHSLIRPGSLNAASLREEQLHLSLLVSSGWRTINFRVVPVVRRKLGAPALEGAQQMPGFPEGSLRRILSQGVDLVPASTQLWRTSTDYLLTRLLGQLGSLQGHRLDSLSILDRVNHESWRDGGRTDGLTFGHLKTVLLWASVLFPVPEDWAELQGAVYRLLVVLLCCLATRKLPHFLHPQRNLLQGSGLDLGAIYERVEGFASQPEAALRIHATHLGRSPPPRIGSGLKALLQLPASDPTYWATAYFDVLLDKFQVLNIQDKDRISAMQSIFQKARTLGGEES from the exons ATGCCTGCCCCTGCTGTCCCCACCTCAGCCATGGCCGTGCAGGTGCCCCTGTGGCACCACTACCTGCAGGCCATCCGGTCGCGGGAGGCGCAGCGTGCCCAGGACTTCCAGCGCGCAGAGAATGTGCTGCTCACGGTGCTGGAGCGCGTGCATGCCCTGGACCCCCGCTTCATCGTGGACTACTCCCGCGGCCTGGAGGCCTTCCAGTTCGCCTTGCGCTCCTCTGAGGACCCGCTGGACATGGAGGTGCCCCTGTGGGTGGATGCCGAGGCTCTACTGATTGAGGAACCAGAGGCCACCCAGCCGGAGGATGGCCCTGAATTATGCCGACTGGGTGTGCCCAGGGAAGGGGCTGGCCTGGAGCGGTGGACCACCGACGATATCTTCACTGCCTCCTCGGAGGGTGATGCCAAGTGCCGTGGACACATTGTGCCCAGCAAGGTCCTGTGTGTCCTCAAAGACTTGCTGGTGGCAGCCATCGTACACTGCAAGCACCACAGTCTCATCAGGCCAG GTTCGCTGAATGCGGCCAGCCTGAGGGAGGAGCAGCTCCACCTGTCCTTGCTGGTGTCCAGCGGCTGGAGAACAATCAACTTCCGTGTGGTGCCCGTGGTGAGAAGGAAGCTTGGGGCGCCTGCCCTGGAGGGGGCCCAGCAGATGCCTGGGTTCCCTGAGGGCAGCTTGAGAAGGATCCTCAGCCAAGGGGTGGACCTGGTGCCGGCCAGCACCCAGCTCTGGAG GACCTCCACTGACTACCTGCTCACCAGGCTGCTGGGGCAGCTGGGCTCCCTGCAGGGCCATCGCCTGGACAGCCTCTCCATCCTCGACCGGGTCAACCACGAGAGCTGGCGAGATGGTGGCCGGACTGACGGCCTGACCTTTGGCCACCTGAAG ACGGTGCTGCTGTGGGCCTCCGTGCTCTTCCCAGTGCCCGAGGACTGGGCAGAGCTGCAGGGCGCCGTGTACCGCCTGCTGGTGGTGCTGCTCTGTTGCCTGGCCACGCGGAAGCTGCCCCACTTCCTCCACCCTCAGCGCAACCTGCTGCAGGGCAGCGGCCTGGACCTCGGCGCCATCTACGAGCGTGTGGAGGGCTTCGCCAGCCAGCCCGAGGCGGCCCTGCGCATCCACGCCACCCACCTGGGCCGCAGCCCCCCGCCGCGCATCGGCTCCGGGCTCAAGGCACTCCTGCAGCTGCCGGCCAGTGACCCCACTTACTGGGCCACTGCCTACTTCGACGTCCTGCTGGACAAG ttccaggtccTCAACATCCAGGATAAGGACCGGATCTCTGCCATGCAGAGCATCTTCCAGAAGGCCAGGACTCTGGGCGGCGAGGAGAGCTGA